A genome region from Camelina sativa cultivar DH55 chromosome 10, Cs, whole genome shotgun sequence includes the following:
- the LOC104718910 gene encoding beta-amylase 5, which produces MAVNYNEKLLLNDVPVYVMLPLGVVNVENVFADPETLEMQLKRLKEEAGVDGVMVDVWWGIIESKGPKQYDWTAYKTLFQLIANLGLKIQAIMSFHQCGGNVGDVVTIPIPKWVRDVGDIDPDIYYTNRKGTRDIEYLSIGVDNVPLFAGRTAVQMYSDYMSSFKENMSELLEAGVIVDIEVGLGPAGELRYPSYPQSQGWVFPGIGEFQCYDKYMKKDFKEAAAKAGHPEWELPEDAGEYNDKPEETGFFKRNGTYVSEEGKFFLTWYSNKLIFHGDQIIGEANKIFAGLKVNLAAKVSGIHWLYNHHSHAAELTAGYYNLFKRDGYRPIARMLSKHYGILNFTCLEMRDTDNTAEALSAPQELVQEVLSKAWKEGIEVAGENALETYGAKGYNQILLNARPNGVNPNGKPKLRMYGFTYLRLSDTVFQESNFELFKKLVRKMHADQDYCGDAAKYGHEIVPLKTANSQLTVGDIADAAQPSGAFKWDSETDMKVDG; this is translated from the exons ATGGCTGTCAATTACAACGAGAAACTTCTTCTCAACGATGTTCCCGTTTACGTTATGCTTCCG TTGGGAGTCGTGAATGTGGAAAACGTATTTGCGGACCCCGAAACGCTTGAAATGCAGCTCAAACGTCTAAAAGAAGAAGCTGGCGTTGATGGCGTGATGGTCGATGTTTGGTGGGGAATCATAGAATCAAAAGGTCCCAAACAATACGATTGGACCGCATACAAAACGCTATTCCAACTAATCGCAAATTTGGGACTCAAAATCCAAGCTATCATGTCATTTCACCAATGTGGCGGAAACGTTGGCGATGTTGTCACAATCCCTATCCCGAAATGGGTTCGTGATGTTGGCGATATCGACCCCGACATCTACTACACTAACCGTAAAGGAACCAGAGACATCGAGTATCTCTCAATCGGTGTCGATAATGTTCCTCTCTTTGCCGGAAGAACCGCTGTTCAG ATGTATAGTGATTACATGAGTAGcttcaaagaaaacatgtcGGAATTGCTGGAAGCTGGCGTGATTGTTGACATTGAAGTTGGACTTGGTCCCGCCGGTGAGCTACGTTATCCTTCTTACCCACAGAGCCAAGGTTGGGTGTTTCCCGGTATCGGAGAGTTCCAG TGTTATGATAAGTATATGAAGAAAGATTTCAAGGAAGCGGCAGCCAAAGCTGGACACCCTGAGTGGGAGTTGCCCGAGGACGCCGGGGAATACAACGATAAGCCGGAAGAAACTGGTTTTTTCAAGAGAAATGGGACTTATGTTTCGGAGGAGGGGAAGTTTTTCTTGACATGGTACTCGAACAAACTTATCTTTCATGGAGATCAGATCATAGGAGAAGCCAACAAGATCTTTGCTGGACTTAAAGTTAACTTGGCTGCCAAG GTTTCGGGGATACACTGGTTGTACAACCACCACAGCCATGCGGCAGAGCTAACTGCCGGATATTACAACCTTTTCAAGAGAGATGGTTACCGTCCGATTGCTAGGATGCTCTCAAAACACTACGGAATTCTCAACTTCACTTGCCTTGAGATGAGAGATACAGACAATACCGCTGAAGCCCTAAGTGCTCCTCAAGAACTTGTTCAAGAG gtacTGAGCAAAGCATGGAAAGAAGGTATAGAAGTTGCGGGTGAGAACGCATTGGAGACCTATGGTGCCAAAGGTTACAACCAGATTCTTCTTAACGCTAGGCCTAATGGGGTTAACCCGAACGGTAAACCAAAGCTCAGAATGTACGGGTTTACTTACCTTAGGTTGTCCGATACGGTCTTTCAAGAAAGCAACTTTGAGCTTTTCAAGAAGTTGGTGAGGAAAATGCACGCTGATCAA GATTACTGTGGAGACGCTGCCAAGTACGGGCATGAGATCGTGCCATTGAAAACTGCGAACTCGCAGCTGACGGTGGGGGATATCGCCGACGCGGCTCAGCCAAGTGGAGCATTTAAGTGGGACTCTGAAACCGACATGAAGGTCGACGGTTGA
- the LOC104718909 gene encoding formin-like protein 3 produces the protein MGRLRTTFLAISLVVFVCVSEEIISRDGVGNLLSFSASVNQDFIDVAEQTWIYQHRNSKKEKCYWHWFKNWFLESQGESTTYPRRKLVSKRQKYSVSAPKLASGPVPGLGYAPGPAPGLGPGPAPSPRSYDLAAPASAPTPNQPSDSSAETPDEDLSPGPSEGKKPSVAPSRSVPGPPPPPKEKKDDILMKLIIAVASTALLTFALVALMFLCCFRCNRKNANGPRDEGPLLRLSTGSTENSPTIASTSRRMFGVASSKKRSFLSRVSFKRNGHDQFPTAPDASSSSGLPPLKLPPGRSAPPLPPAPASAPPPQPPPPPPPKPQPPPPPKIARPPPLPPKGAAPKRQGHTSSGDGSDVDSETGAPKTKLKPFFWDKMATPDQKMVWHEISAGSFQFNEEMMENLFCYNDGNKNKTGQRSNSASESPVQYIQIIDARKAQNLAILLRALNVTTEEVVDAIKEGNELPVELLQTLLKMAPTQEEELKLRLYSGDLHLLGPAERFLKILVDVPFAVKRIESLLFMISLQEEVSGLKESLATLEVACKKLRNSRLFLKLLEAVLKTGNRMNVGTFRGDAQAFKLDTLLKLSDVKGTDGKTTLLNFVVLEIIRSEGVRALRLQRSSRSFSSVKTDDSAADSSPQSLERYRSTGLQVVTGLTTELEDVKKAAIIDADGLAATLTNLRGSLTNAREFLKTMDEESDFERALAGFIERADADIKWLREEEERIMALVKSSADYFHGKSAKNEGLKVFAIVRDFLIMLEKVCREVKETTKTTNRSGKKENEMGTSDSTQPSPDIRKRLFPAITERRMDSSDDSDDDEGSLSS, from the exons ATGGGGAGATTGAGAACAACGTTTTTGGCGATCTCTCTCGTTGTTTTCGTTTGTGTTTCCGAGGAGATTATCTCTCGAGACGGTGTAGGGAATCTCTTGTCATTCTCCGCCTCCGTGAATCAAGATTTTATCGATGTG GCAGAGCAAACATGGATTTATCAACATCGGAATTCGAAGAAGGAGAAATGTTATTGGCATTGGTTCAAGAATTGGTTTCTTGAATCTCAAGGGGAATCTACGACCTATCCAAGAAGGAAGCTGGTCAGTAAAAGACAAAAGTATAGTGTATCTGCTCCAAAGTTAGCTTCCGGTCCTGTACCAGGACTGGGTTATGCGCCAGGACCTGCGCCAGGTTTGGGCCCAGGTCCGGCACCGAGTCCTAGAAGTTATGATCTGGCTGCACCTGCAAGCGCTCCAACTCCAAATCAACCTTCAGATTCATCAGCTGAGACACCGGATGAGGATTTGAGTCCTGGTCCAAGCGAAGGAAAAAAACCGAGTGTTGCTCCTAGCCGAAGTGTTCCgggtcctcctcctccaccaaaggagaagaaggatgatATCTTGATGAAACTTATCATCGCTGTTGCTTCAACTGCTTTGTTGACGTTTGCTCTTGTTGCATTGATGTTCTTGTGTTGCTTCAGATGCAATCGTAAAAATGCCAATGGTCCAAGAGATGAAGGACCACTTCTACGTTTATCAACTG GATCTACTGAGAACTCGCCCACCATTGCAAGCACTAGCAGGAGAATGTTCGGTGTTGCTAGTTCAAAAAAGAGGTCGTTTCTCTCTAGAGTATCTTTTAAGAGAAATGGTCATGATCAGTTTCCAACGGCTCCTGAtgcgtcttcttcctctggaCTTCCTCCACTGAAGCTTCCACCTGGAAGATCAGCTCCTCCTCTTCCCCCTGCTCCTGCTTCTGCTCCACCTCCACAGCCACCACCCCCTCCTCCTCCTAAACCTCAGCCTCCTCCACCGCCTAAGATTGCTCGTCCTCCACCTCTACCACCGAAAGGTGCAGCTCCAAAACGTCAAGGACATACTTCCTCTGGAGATGGATCTGATGTTGATTCTGAGACTGGagctccaaaaacaaaactaaagccgttcttttgggataaaatggctACTCCTGATCAGAAAATGGTTTGGCATGAGATTAGCGCCGGTTCATTCCA GTTCAATGAAGAGATGATGGAGAATCTTTTCTGTTACAATGAtgggaacaaaaacaaaactggtCAGAGGAGTAATTCCGCTAGCGAGTCTCCAGTTCAATATATACAGATCATAGATGCTAGGAAAGCTCAAAACTTAGCTATTCTTCTTAGAGCTTTGAATGTAACAACAGAGGAAGTTGTTGATGCCATCAAAGAAG GTAATGAGCTACCAGTAGAGCTTCTACAAACATTGCTGAAGATGGCTCcaactcaagaagaagaactcaaactTAGACTATACTCAGGAGATCTTCACCTACTTGGCCCTGCAGAGCGGTTCTTGAAAATTCTTGTTGATGTACCTTTTGCAGTTAAACGTATAGAGTCACTTCTATTTATGATCTCACTTCAAGAAGAAGTCTCTGGCCTCAAAGAATCTCTCGCAACTCTTGAG GTGGCTTGCAAGAAACTTAGGAACAGCAGACTGTTCTTGAAATTACTAGAAGCAGTTCTCAAGACAGGAAACAGAATGAACGTAGGAACTTTCCGGGGTGATGCGCAGGCTTTTAAACTCGACACTCTTTTAAAACTCTCTGATGTCAAAGGAACTGATGGCAAAACCACACTCTTAAATTTCGTTGTTCTTGAGATCATTCGTTCTGAAGGTGTCCGTGCACTCCGCCTCCAAAGATCAAGCCGAAGCTTCTCTAGCGTTAAAACAGACGATTCAGCAGCAGATTCTAGCCCACAGTCGTTAGAGCGTTACCGAAGCACGGGTCTTCAAGTGGTTACGGGGTTAACAACAGAGCTTGAAGATGTCAAGAAAGCAGCAATCATAGACGCTGATGGACTGGCTGCAACGTTAACAAATCTAAGAGGTTCACTGACGAACGCGAGAGAGTTCTTGAAAACTATGGACGAAGAGAGTGATTTCGAACGAGCATTAGCTGGATTTATCGAACGTGCAGATGCTGATATCAAATggttgagagaagaagaagagagaatcatGGCATTGGTGAAAAGCTCTGCTGATTATTTCCATGGCAAATCAGCCAAGAACGAAGGGCTGAAAGTGTTCGCCATAGTGCGCGATTTCTTGATTATGTTGGAGAAAGTTTGCAGAGAAGTTAAAGAAACTACAAAAACTACGAACCGGTCGGGTAAGAAGGAGAATGAAATGGGGACTTCGGACAGTACTCAACCATCTCCGGACATTCGAAAACGTTTATTTCCGGCTATTACTGAACGAAGAATGGACAGTTCGGATGATTCAGACGATGATGAGGGTAGTTTATCTTCTTAG